A region of the Sporomusaceae bacterium FL31 genome:
CGAAGGCATGATTGAAGCATTAAGAACAGAAAGAAGCAAGGGGACGTTCTTTTTGCTTCTTTTCTTTTTTTAAGATTATCGCGAAGCAAAAAGAACGTCCCCTTGCTTCTCTAAATGAAGGATCAAATATCTGGCACCATTCATTTTGATAGATCTGGCTCTTTTTATATAGCAGTTTATATAGTGTAATAGTTTTACCGAATAAAAGTAGTGATGGCGGCTCGCCTAGTGAGCTGACTTGATTTCTCGGCAAGAATATCGTAAATAGAAATGAGCAAGGGGTTGAGTATGATTACTGAATTTGATAAACAATTATTAAACCTGATTCAGAAAGAGCTGCCTTTGACGCGACGTCCTTTTGCCTTATTGGCCGATAAGCTTAATTCTGATGAGACAACAGTTATTGAGCGTCTCAAATTACTGAAAAAGCAGGGCTTAATCCGACGTCTAGGAGCCTTTTTCGATTCAGAGAAGTTGGGCTATGTGGGTACATTAGTTGGATTAGAGGTTAAAGCTGATTTGATTCACCATGTCGCTGAAGCCATTAATTCCTATCAAGGTGTGACTCATAATTATGAACGTGAAGGCAGCCTCAACCTGTGGTTTACACTGCTTACGCCTAGCTTGGCTATGCAGGACGAAATTTTAGCTATGATAAGGAATCTTGACGGTGTGGTACGTTTAATCAATTTGCCGCCTACTCAAAAGTTCAAAGTTAATGTGCAATTTTCGCTATCTTAGAGTGCCTGAGGGTGTTTAAGTTTACTCGTTATGAATGGAGGATGACAATGCTGGACGCATTAGATAAACAGATTATTGCAATCATGCAGGAAGATTTTCCATTGGCTGCGGAACCTTACCGTGAAATTGCAGATAAATTAGGGATTAGTGAAGCCAAGCTTTTGGAACGATTGCAGCAATATCAGCAGTCAGGGAAGATACGAAAAATGGGAGCTGTGCTTAGTCACAGGACAGTAGGGTATTCCGCTAATGCATTGTGTGCCTGGATTGTACCTGAAGAACGGATTCAAGAAGTTGGTCAACTGTTGGCAAAGAATGCCCTGGTAACCCATTGCTATGCAAGGAAGTCTCAGATTGATTGGCCTTACAATTTTTATACCATGCTGCATGCCCATACCCGTGAAGAATGCAGGGAAATAGCCCAGGAGTTGGCCAAGCAATCTGGCTTAACTGAATATATCATGTTATTTAGTACCCGGGAGTGGAAGAAAGTTAGTATGAAGTATTTCTCGGAAAAATAGTCGCTAAACAAATGAAAAAGAACAGTGATACCTGCCAGGTATCACTGTTCTTTTTCATTCTGCACGATCAAGCCATGCTTTTCGCAGCAGTGCAACAGCTGCTGGAATATCCTCAAGAGCTATTCCGCCGAATCCTAACAGAATATGGTCTGCTAGCGTGTGCTCAGAATTAGTCCATAACTTGTTCTTTGCGGAAATATTCACACCTAATTTGGCTGCATTCATGGTTAGGTCTTGTAAGAAAATTGGACTTTTCAGTTGCAGCAGGAGATGAAGGCCGGCATTCATCCCGGTTATAGAAAGGTTATCACCAAAGTTTTCTTTTAGTTCATGGATGAGCAGATCGTGCTTTTTCTTAAAAATTCGGAGCATTTTGCGTAAATGGCTTTCGAAATGACCTTCCTTAAGAAGCAATTCCAGAGGTTTTTGAATGAGAAACGGGACTGAACAGGCCAGCATTGGTGACATTTGCTGGATTTGCTGAGTTAAATCTTTGGGAAGAACCATATAGGCTACCCGCAAGGAAGGCAGTAATACTTTAGAAAAACTTCCAATGTAGATGACTTTGTCAGGAGCTAGACCCTGCAGGGATGCAATCGGTTTTACATTATATCTCAGATGACTGCTATAATCGTCTTCGATAATAAAAGCATTCTGTTCATATGCCCATTCAATCAGCCGAAGTCGTCTGGTTATGGACATAATACGACCAGTTGGGAATTGGTGTGAGGGAGTGACATATACAGCTTTTGCTATTGATGAATACAATGCTTTTACGTTGAGTCCGTGATGGTTTATGGGAATGGGCTGCACGCAGAATCCTTGATTCATAAAAGTACGATACGCTCCGGCAAATCCGGGATCTTCCATAGCGATGGCTGAGGTCAGTGGTTTAAGCAATTGACTGGCCAGGTCTAAGCCGTGTTGTGTGCCGGAAGTAATTAAAATTTGCTCAATTGTACATTTAATATCGCGATAATCACGTAAATAATTTAGAATTTCTTTACGGAGGCCGATTTCTCCCATAAATGATGGATAGCTTAGCAGGTCATCCTGGTCATTGCGAAGGCATTGATTGGTTAATTTCTGCCATTGAGAGAAGGGAAAAGAATGTGGGCTAAGCTTTCCATACGTGAAATCGTAGCGGTTGGTTTCGAGCGGTGATTCAGATATCGTCTCTGTTTGTGGTAAATTTGCTAAGGGTGGCAGGATAGTATTATGGAGCGCTTCGACATAATAGCCGCTGCGTGGTTTGCCAATAATATAGCCTTCGGATAAAAGCTGCTGATAAGCCAAATCCACAGTATTTCTGCTAATACCCAGTTCTGTCGAAAGCCTGCGGCTTGAGACCAGCTTTGACTGAGCGCAAAGCTCACCACTTAGAATTTTGGCCCGCAGCTGCTGGTACAATTGGCGATACAGCGGGATTTTGTTTTTTAGATCCAGTAAGAGCATGGTGGCCTCCTGGTAGATAACTCAGTTTAGGTAATACGACGTTAAAGTGTGTCATACAGAAAGTATAAGAAATTTGCTGCTATGCAGTATCAAGCTAATTTTACAGAAAACACAGATGATTTTACAACTTCTTTTTATCAATTTTTAAAATGAGCCCACTCAGTCAACCGACAACTAAGAGCAATATTCTCTTGAGTCAATGTCTCGTAAGCCTATAATGACAAAAAATGTCGAAATTGGTATAATATAATAGTTAAGAATTCCTTGTTAGCATGCTAGTGAAAGGATTTTAATAATACTTTATGACAAAGATACTTTCTATTGTAACTACCATTCCATTTGCTCTGCTGATTGTGGTGAGTGCAGCTTATTTGCAAGTTCCAGTCGAATCTTCCTTATCGGCAACTATATATAATTTCTCTTATGTCATTTATTGTATTGGTATGATGCTAAGTTGGTGGTTTAATCGCAGCCGGGTCTTTTTTTCGATAGCTGTTCTTGCTCTGGCACAGTTTTCTCTCAGTCAAGTGGCAGCCGCCGCGATTTCCGACTTACGGAAAAATGATTTGTCCTATTATTGGTGTATTATTGCCAATGAATATTGTTGTTTTTTCTTCCTTAAAAGAACGGGGAATTTTCAATTCATGGGGCTTAAAACGCTTTGGCATAGTCTTCATTCAGGTGGTTTATATCGCTTTAGCCTTGCTATCAAATGATAGCACATTGCTGAACTTTTTTTATAAAGAAGTATTGGCTGAGCCGCTGGTCTTTACTACTATCCCGCAGCCAGCTTTAATTGCTTATAGTATTGTGCTTTTATTGATGCTATTGAAGCAGTTAAAAAAGCAAAGGCATTTAGACAATGCATTTGTTGCCGTGTTGATTGCTACCTTCATTGGGTTACATCTGAACGCTGAACCACTGGCTATTCCGATATTCTTTTCTTTGTCTGCAATGATTCTTGTTATTTCTGTGGTTCAGGATTCCTATTCGATGGCCTACTTGGACGAACTGACAGGGTTGCCGGCTCGTCGCGCCCTTCGGGAAGATTTATTGAAATTAAGTGGTGAATATACTATAGCCATGCTGGACATAGATTTTTTTAAAAAATTTAATGATACCTACGGGCATGATACCGGGGATGACGTATTGCGACTGGTGGCATCGGTATTAAAAAATGTAACCGGGGGAGGTAAGGCTTTCCGCTATGGCGGTGAAGAATTTACTATTGTTTTTCCTCACGCCAAAATTACGGAAGTGCTGCCACACTTGGAAAAGCTGCGGGCGGCAGTTGAAAAATCTCCCTATGCGTATGTGAAAAAGATTAAAGATGACGCCAAGAGGAAACCAACTGCTAAAAATCTTTTTGTGACCATCAGCATTGGCGTTGCCGAACGCAGCGAAAAAAACGATCATCCAGATGCTGTAATAAAAGCTGCCGATACCGCTCTTTACCGTGCCAAGAAAAAAGGCCGGAACTGTGTATGTAAGTAGAAGGGATCCATCGGATCAAAAAAGAGCTATAAATCTTAATGGCTGATTCGCATTGACGGAAGATATTATAAAGGCAACTATTTCTGTGCCGACATATCTGCTAAAGAGCACCATCGTTTTAAAAAGCGATGGTGCTCTTTAGCATTTTCAGAAGGCTGCCTGTGGGCGAACAACAAAAAATAACCTAAAGTTAGCGTAAGTTGACTTGTTTCTTTCCAGAAGAAATATACAATGAAGGTAATTTAAGTTCCCATTTACGCTTATCTAGAGGTGGTAGCTAATGCTGAAAATGCTAAGCAAGTTTGCTCTGGTTGGGTTATCTGGTGCTGGGGTCAACATGGCAATTTATATGTCTGTGATAGCTGTTCATGCCAATTATATGGTTGCAGCTACTTGGCTGAGTGCTTCAATGACTGTTTTTTTATTGCTGGTAACGCTGCTTGGCAGTCACACCGCAACTGGTTGGATGCGGCAGGCTCAACCTCAGTGGAACAAGGGGCAGTTCTTGCCTAGTGGGCAGCAATCTTATGCGGTGGAATAATGCCAGATAATTTATTTTGAAACTTAGCAAATTTTATTCATTGTGGAGCCTAGCGATTCAGGATTGTAGTATTCTGAATCGCTATTTACTTTATAGAGTGCCACGCCATTAAGAATCATCATTTTGATCACTCTCTAGTGAGCCGAAGGGTGACTGCTAACGGTTACTTTTAGTCATTTGTGTGCTAGAATTTATAAAGAGAGGCTTAAACATCGGTATTCCATCATGAGGGACGTATGCTATAATGATAACAATTTACTTAATGGCCAGTACCTTACTTCCAGGAGCAACAAACCTGGTATTGGGGAGAAATGAAGGAGAATAAGATGATTAAACGGGTTGCTTATCTTTTTATAGGTTTACTGCTTTTCGGGTTTGGTATTGTCATGACTATCAGGAGTAATCTTGGAACAGCGCCTTGGGATGTGCTGCATCTTGGCCTGATCAATTACTTGCCGTTTACAGTTGGGCAAGTGTCACAAATGACGGGTATTGTTGTTATTGGCTTGAGTATCGTTATGGGAATTAAGCCCGGGTGGGGAACGATTGCTAATATGGTTTTTATCGGGCTTTTTATTGATATGTTTATGGCAAGCCCATGGTTTCCGTTGCCCAAACAGCTTGCTTCTCAAATGGCTATGCTGCTTGGCGGCGTTTTGGTTATTGGCTGGGGAAGTTTTTTCTATTTGTCCGCTGCATTTGGGGCAGGACCCCGTGACAGTTTTATGGTAGGGTCAATCCAAAAGTCAGGCTGGCCTTTGTGGAAAGTCCGGACAGCTATTGAAACCTTTGTTACCATTATCGGCTATTTTTTGGGTGGCCCGGTGGGGATTGGTACAATCGTCGTCGCATTTACGCTAGGTCCATCCATACAATTGGCATTTACCGTCATGGATAAAAAAGCACAAGATATTCAGCATGAGGATTTGCTTCTTAGAAGAGTCAGTGGTAAAGAAAGTACTGCGGAAAGTTCTCATATTAGTTAGTGCGGATCTATTTTGAGAGTGTATAAAGTTCTTTGCTCACTTACCATAAGCGAAGGAAGATGATGTGTGATGCTTTTTACCGCGGGAGAAATTTATTCATATATCGGCATTGTTGCATTGCTTGTCATGATCCCAGGGCCAAACACAGTTTTAGTGATGCAGTCAGTTGCTGTTAGTGGTCGCCGCGCTGGCTTCTTTAATGTAGCTGGTATTGTAACAGCCGTTTATCTGAATGCTTTGCTATCAGGTTTGGGTTTGTCACTGATTATCATGCAGTCTACTGAGATCTATCATGGTTTGAAGATGGTTGGCGCGGGCTATATTGTATATTTAGGATTAGCCAGCTTAATTGATGCATACAAGTTAAAGCAACAAGCATCTACAGATGCTCATGAAAATGCTAACAAACAAAAAAACAGTTATGATTTTTATACAAAAGGCATTTTGACTGGGCTGCTTAATCCTAAATCAGCTCTTTTCTTTCTGGCATTCTTTCCGCAGTTTATGCATCAGGATAGTAATCTGCTTAGTCAATCCCTGATACTTACTTTGCTTTATTCCCTGATATCAGCAAGCTGGTATGGTCTATTAGTCATTTTTACTGGCAAACTCCGCCACATTTTGGTATGCAGTGAACTCCAAAAGAAACTAAAAGCTATAACAGGTATCATTCTTGTTGGCCTGGGCATTAAAATAGCATTACAAAGATAAAACCTAAAAACAATTTTGAGCTATGTAATAAAATAGATTCTGTTAGCCCTACACTAAAGATACAATCATAAAAACCAGGATTTTGCTTAATCAGGTTTCAAAGGTTACTTATCATTTTAGCTTGATAAATTCAAATCAGACAATTGCTTTTTATCAATCCGAACCATATTGGATAAATATATCAGCTGATTTAAATCAGGGCGTTGGTTATTGAAAATAATAACAGGTATTTAGCAGGTGATCCAGTTGGTGCGATAGAAGCACAATATAAATTGTCTCTTTTACGCAACGTCTATAACCTGGTGCGCTGTCCAATTGTCTCTAAAGATTTTATAGATCTGATGGGAGTGAATGTTGCTCATCTGATTAAGCCCATTGAACATGTCAGTGATGATAACCAACAAAACTCAAGGAGATTCTAATGGAATTGGGACAATTAGAACTTAAGTATTTAAAACTATTGCAACGGAGGAATGAATGATGGCGAAAATTGGCTTTATCGGACTTGGCATTATGGGTAAACCTATGAGTAAAAATCTTCTGAAAGCTGGTTATGATCTTGTTGTTTATAATCGAAGTCAAAATTCGGTTGCTGAATTAGTTGCTGCAGGGGCACAAGCTGCTGACACACCAAAAATGGTAGCCGAGCAGACCGATATCATCATTACGATGTTGCCTAACTCACCACAGGTAAAAGAAGTCATCTTGGGGGAAAACGGCGTTCTTGAAGGTGCTAAACAGGGTGCGGTTGTGATTGATATGAGCTCTATTGCTCCACTTGTCAGCCGGGAAATTGCCGCAAAACTCGCTGAAAAAGGCGTTGAAATGCTGGATGCACCGGTAAGCGGCGGGGAACCCAAGGCTATCGATGGTACACTGTCAGTTATGGTGGGGGGAAAACAGGAAGTTTTTGATGCGTGCTATAATGTTATGAAAACTATGGCTGGATCGGTTGTGCGGACAGGCGATATCGGGGCCGGTAATGTTACTAAATTGGCTAACCAAGTGATTGTGGCACTTAACATCGCCGCCATGTCTGAAGCTTTGGTGTTAGCCAGTAAAGCAGGAGTTGAACCAGAGCTTGTTTATCAGGCAATTCGTGGAGGCTTAGCTGGGAGTACTGTGCTTGACGCTAAAGCACCGCTTGTTCTTGATCGTAAATTTAATCCAGGGTTCCGAGTTAATCTTCATATTAAGGATCTTACTAACGTACTTGAAACATCTCACGAAATAGGAATCCCGCTTCCACTTACTGCTGCAGTTATGGAAATGATGCAGGCACTTAAAGTGGATGGTATGGGTGATTTGGATCATGGTGCGCTGATTCGTTATTATGAAAAAATGGCGCAGGTTGAAGTAACCCGCTAATTAAAGAGAGGCTTGCATACGACGAAAAACGTTGTATGCAAGCCTCTTGTTCTTACAGCTTGTTAAGCAGGTACACGTAAAGCCGGCCTGCGGTATAAAAACCATTGTTGAACAATCTGGAATAGATTGCTGACTACCCAATAAAGTCCCAGCCCCGCAGGGAAACGTAATGCCATAAAGCCAATTAAACATGGCATAATCATCAATAGGAGTTTGTTTTGGCTGGAATCAGTGATGGTTTGTTGAGCTGAAATATAAGAAGTAACTGCCGCAAGAAATGGTAGGATATAGAGCGGGTCACTGCCTGCTAAATTTTTTATCCACAGAAAGCTGGGGTGGCTCACATAAGTTAAGCTTCTAATTGCATAAAATATACCAGTTAACAAGGGCATCTGAATTAACATGGGCAAGAAGGCGGAGAGTGGATTAACACCTGCTTCTTTATACAATTTAGCAACCTCTTCTTGTTGCTTTAGTATATTACCCTGATGCTGCTCTTTTAGCTTTTTTAGCTGGGGGCCGAGCTCCCTCATTCTTCGCATCGAGCTGATTTGTTTGACGGCTAATGGAACAAGCAGCGTTTTTAGCGAGATTGTTAACAAGATAATTGCCACTCCATAATTTGGAAATCCTAATTTACTGGTAAGATGATAAAAAAAGAGCAACACTACTTTCATTAAGCCACTAAAATATCCAAACACAAATGCACTTCCTCTTATAATGAAAAATTATCATAGCTACAGCAATGAAGATCCAAACGCTTCTGCAATATAAGTTGTTCAACAACCGTTGATTTATTCCTTTTTTAATCTTATAGTCTGTGTGGATTTTTTTCCTATAATACGGGTATATAGACCAGATAAGTTGCCAGAACAAAATATAAATCCTTGGGAGTCATTCGAAAGCACTTTAAAAGGCTCTTGAAGCTAAGTCGGGAATTTATCTAAGATACTAGTAATTTCCTAATAAAATGAGATCTGCATGATTGGGATTTGCTAAACAAGGAAATGAGGGCTGCAATGTGGAAATTAAGCATCCTGAATGGCTGCGGATTGAAGCCGATAACCGAACAATGTTTGGTTACAGCCAGGAATGGTATAGGACATCTTTTCAAAGAACCAGAGGCTGTGGCCCAACTGCTGCTGCCATGCTGCTGTTATATCTCAATAAGCGCGAGGCGGAGCCTTTGCCGTATAAGAACCATAGTATTTCCGCTATTACGCAGGTGCTTGAGAATGTATGGGATTTTGTTACACCAAACTGGCTGCTGGGGCTTAACAGTACCAATAAATTCTGTCAGGGTGTGACAAAGCTTGTCGAGCATTATGGGCTAGGATGGAAATACCGGCGATTAAGTATACCTGTATTTAATTTCAGGCGGCCTACACTTTCCCAAGTAGTTAGTTTTTTAGAAGCGGGTGTTGATTCGGATTGTCCGATTGCTTTTTTAAATTTACATAAAGGGAAAGTGACCACTATGGAGACCTGGCATTGGACTGTGCTAGTCGCCCTTACCTATGACGCTGGCGACAACCGTTATTTGGCAACTGCTTATGATGGTGGACGGTCAATTACTTTTGATTTAGGTCTTTGGCTGGAAAGCAGTAAAATTGGCGGTGGCTTTGTTTATATAATAACCAATTAAAATTTAGCAAAATTTGTTTATGAAGGAGCTGGAAAAGTGATTAATGGATTGATTGGGCGCTTGGTAGTCTCAGGGATCATGCTGGTTTTATTATTAATTGCTTCCTTTCCTTCCTCTGTATCTGCTGCTTTAGGTGACAGTAAACAGCAAATAGAAGCCTACTATGGGAGTGAATATTTTATTCAAGATCAAGATAAGCGGATTTGGCAAAAACAAGAGTGGCAGCCAGATGCTCACCATAAGGCAGTTGCTTATGGTTATTTGAGCCATATCGGTGATTGGCAGGCAACTCACTGGATCACGTATAATGACCGCAAACAAGCAGTCAAAGAAACCGTATTATTGAGTAAAGACATTCGTATTAGGGATTTTCAGCAGTACTTTAACGGGATCTATGATTTGGTCAGTGCCGATACTAGTAGAGTATTTACGACATCACTTTTTTCGGGGAGTCAGCTAGGTGCTATCGTGCGAACGGAAAGTGGATTAAACTCCATTATCTTTTTTACGCGCCCTGATCATACCAAAATCAATATGCATTCAAAAATAAGCGGTTTCGAAGTTACGGCAATTACAATGCAAATGGTAAAGCAGCATTTCATAGACCAGACTTGGCAGGTTGCAGATAACTATTTTCAAAATAAGCTATTCTTCTCTGAGAAACTTATGCCACGAGCTACTACTGATATGATTGTCATTCATCATACAGCTAAAGACAATATGTCAGTGGAGGACATTCATGAATTGCATCTAAATAAAGGCTGGGCTGGGATTGCTTATCATAAGGTCATCTTACCGGATGGAAGCATTAAAGACGGCAGACCCAAGAATATGATCGGTGCTCATGCTCTCGGCGCTAACCCGCGCAGCATCGGAATTGTGGTAGATGGTGATTTTGATAATAAACCACCTACTGCGGTGCAGATGGATAGTCTTGTTCGATTAACACGTGAGTTGATGATGAAGTATCATATTCCACTTGTGAATGTTGTACCTCATCGTGATGTAACAGAAGGAACATCGTGTCCAGGCAATCAATTTCCTTGGGATGAATTAATGTATCGACTAGCGATAGAGGGATAAGCGGATTCAGATCTTTCCTTGTCACATCAAGTACCGGCTAATCATTTTTATGATAGAGCCAGTTCTTCCTTTAAAATGTATTCTGCCTGGTCTATAGATTAGTTAGCAGGACGATACAGTTTATTCAATGTTGGTGCAAGCAATGGTAGTAAAACGAAAGCAGCAATTCCTCAGCGGAATTGCTGCTTATTTATTCAGGTACATACTGGCTGGAAATTGGTTTGCGTAAAAGCAGCCACTGCTGAACAATTTGGAATAGGTTGCCTACAACCCAGTATAGTCCTAATCCTGCCGGAAAGCGCATGGTCATATAACCAATAATAAAAGGCATAATCATCACCATCAATTTATTTTGACTGGAATCTGCTAATGTTTGTTGAGATGAGATATAGGTCGTGAGTGCGGCAAGAATTGGGAGAATATAGAATGGATCTGTATTTGCCAAGTTTTTAATCCAAAGAAAATTTGGCTGACTCATATAGCTGAAGTTTTTTATTGTGAGAAAAATGCCGGATAAAAAAGGCATCTGAATGATTACTGGAAAACATCCTCCTAACGGTTTTACATTTGCTTGCTGGTAAATCATTGCGATTTTATATTGTCTTCGAGCCTTATTGGTCTTATATTTTTCCTGCACATCTTTAATTTGGGGGCCTAAATCCCGCAATCGCTGCATGGACTGTACTTGTTTGAACGATAGCGGAAATAGCAGCATTTTTATTGAAACTGTTAGTAATATGATTGCCACACCATAGTTTGGGAATCCCAGTTTACTAGTAAGATGGTAAAAAAAAGTCAACATTGTCTGTATTAAACTGCATAAATGACCCAATGGCAAATACACTTCCTTCTAAAATAATTTAACATAGTTACAATTATAAAAGTAGTCACTACGATTAGTTGTTTATTCAACAACTGCAGAACAATTCCTTTAAGGATTAAATTCCATTCAATTAAGCTTAGCAAAAATCACTGATGTTTGTGAAGGCATTCGGCCTCCCTTTTAGTATAGCAGCTAACATTAAAGTGATACTGTTATTTTTGAGAATATCCTATATCATTGCTTTGCAGGAATTTTGTCCATTTAGTAGAAAATGGGAAATAACAACTCAACAATGTTATCGCAAAGCTACATAAAAAAGGCAGCAGCCAAACTTGGCACTCCTAATGCCTTAAGAGGTAGTGACATGAAAGAAAAAGGAAAAAAGACAACCGGTGGCATTATTGTTGCAGCCGGAAAACAATCGGCAAGAAGAGAACCTAATCCGCTATTGAAAATCGGTTCAATTAGCGTCATAAAGCGAATTGTTTTAACTTTTCAGCAAGTTGGAATATCGCCAATTGTAGTGATTACTGGCTATAATGCGGAAGAGATCGAGCATGATTTAGCAGATTATGGAGTTATCTTTTTGCGAAATGAAAACTATGGAAGTTCGCAGATGTTTGATTCGGCTAAGATCGGCTTGGGTTTTCTACAAGATAAATCTGATCAAGTTATATTCAATCCAGTGACTATTCCAATGTTTACACCTGAAACGATTCAGCGAATGATGGAATGCGGTGCAGCAGTCATTTCACCATCTTATCATGGGAAATCTGGGCATCCTCTTTTGATTTCGGCAGAATTGATTCCGCGAATTATGCAATATAATGGGACAATGGGAATGCGTGGGGCCATTGACAATCTTGGGAGTGTGCGACATTGGATGGATATAGAAGATGAAGGCATCCTGCATGATATGGATGATATTGAGCGCTTGGATCAGCTTTTAAAAAAGCATAATCAGCACATTTTGCATCCTTTTGTTCGAATCAGCATCGAGAAAGAGTCCTTGTTTTTTAACTCAAAAACAAAACTTCTTTTGCTTTTGATTCAGCATACACATTCTGTTCGAAGTGCATGCAGGCACATTGCATTGTCTTATAGCAAGGCCTGGAAGATGCTAAACCTATTGGAACAGGAGTTAGGCTATGCCGTAGTTGAAAGAAAACATGGCGGCAGTAATGGGGGTAAAACCTATTTGACACAAGAAGGTGCTGTCTTCTTGGAGAAATTCCAGCAATTTGAAGAAAATGTGCGTCAGTATGCTAAAGCTGAATTTAATAGATTATTTTAGATGAGGCCGTATAGCGAGCAAGTTCTTTTTATAAAGAATTTGCTGGAAAAAACCTTCCATTTTATAATGATTCTAACTTGTTGAATCGTTTAGCATGGAGGGTTTTTATGTTTGTGTTAAATATCAATCATAAAGAGATCATTTCTCAGCAGGATAAGTCTTTATTGGCTTTCTTAAGAGATGATCTGCGAATTACCTCGGCAAAGGACGGCTGTAGTGAAGGAGCATGTGGAACTTGTACGGTTTTAGTTGATGGAAAAGCAGTGAAAGCCTGTGTGCAAACTGTATCAAAATTCGTGGGAAAACAGATTTTGACTGTTGAAGGACTAAGTCATAGAGAAAAAGAAATTTATGAACATTGTTTTGGCGAAGCTGGGGCAGTCCAATGCGGCTTTTGCATTCCAGGAATGATCATTTGCGCGAAAGAATTGTTAGATGTTAATCTCAATCCAACCCGTGCCGACGTAAAAAAGGCCATTCATGGAAATCTTTGCCGATGTACTGGTTATAAGAAAATTGAAGATGCCATTTTGTTAGCAGCGGATTATCTCCGGGATAATCTTGTCATTCCTGTTGCTTCCAGTGAACTAAAAGTGGCACAAAAATTTAAACGCTTTGATGTA
Encoded here:
- a CDS encoding AsnC family transcriptional regulator; the encoded protein is MITEFDKQLLNLIQKELPLTRRPFALLADKLNSDETTVIERLKLLKKQGLIRRLGAFFDSEKLGYVGTLVGLEVKADLIHHVAEAINSYQGVTHNYEREGSLNLWFTLLTPSLAMQDEILAMIRNLDGVVRLINLPPTQKFKVNVQFSLS
- a CDS encoding transcriptional regulator; the encoded protein is MLDALDKQIIAIMQEDFPLAAEPYREIADKLGISEAKLLERLQQYQQSGKIRKMGAVLSHRTVGYSANALCAWIVPEERIQEVGQLLAKNALVTHCYARKSQIDWPYNFYTMLHAHTREECREIAQELAKQSGLTEYIMLFSTREWKKVSMKYFSEK
- a CDS encoding GntR family transcriptional regulator, with protein sequence MLLLDLKNKIPLYRQLYQQLRAKILSGELCAQSKLVSSRRLSTELGISRNTVDLAYQQLLSEGYIIGKPRSGYYVEALHNTILPPLANLPQTETISESPLETNRYDFTYGKLSPHSFPFSQWQKLTNQCLRNDQDDLLSYPSFMGEIGLRKEILNYLRDYRDIKCTIEQILITSGTQHGLDLASQLLKPLTSAIAMEDPGFAGAYRTFMNQGFCVQPIPINHHGLNVKALYSSIAKAVYVTPSHQFPTGRIMSITRRLRLIEWAYEQNAFIIEDDYSSHLRYNVKPIASLQGLAPDKVIYIGSFSKVLLPSLRVAYMVLPKDLTQQIQQMSPMLACSVPFLIQKPLELLLKEGHFESHLRKMLRIFKKKHDLLIHELKENFGDNLSITGMNAGLHLLLQLKSPIFLQDLTMNAAKLGVNISAKNKLWTNSEHTLADHILLGFGGIALEDIPAAVALLRKAWLDRAE
- a CDS encoding membrane protein, which gives rise to MIKRVAYLFIGLLLFGFGIVMTIRSNLGTAPWDVLHLGLINYLPFTVGQVSQMTGIVVIGLSIVMGIKPGWGTIANMVFIGLFIDMFMASPWFPLPKQLASQMAMLLGGVLVIGWGSFFYLSAAFGAGPRDSFMVGSIQKSGWPLWKVRTAIETFVTIIGYFLGGPVGIGTIVVAFTLGPSIQLAFTVMDKKAQDIQHEDLLLRRVSGKESTAESSHIS
- the rhtB gene encoding lysine transporter LysE, producing the protein MLFTAGEIYSYIGIVALLVMIPGPNTVLVMQSVAVSGRRAGFFNVAGIVTAVYLNALLSGLGLSLIIMQSTEIYHGLKMVGAGYIVYLGLASLIDAYKLKQQASTDAHENANKQKNSYDFYTKGILTGLLNPKSALFFLAFFPQFMHQDSNLLSQSLILTLLYSLISASWYGLLVIFTGKLRHILVCSELQKKLKAITGIILVGLGIKIALQR
- the garR gene encoding 2-hydroxy-3-oxopropionate reductase — translated: MMAKIGFIGLGIMGKPMSKNLLKAGYDLVVYNRSQNSVAELVAAGAQAADTPKMVAEQTDIIITMLPNSPQVKEVILGENGVLEGAKQGAVVIDMSSIAPLVSREIAAKLAEKGVEMLDAPVSGGEPKAIDGTLSVMVGGKQEVFDACYNVMKTMAGSVVRTGDIGAGNVTKLANQVIVALNIAAMSEALVLASKAGVEPELVYQAIRGGLAGSTVLDAKAPLVLDRKFNPGFRVNLHIKDLTNVLETSHEIGIPLPLTAAVMEMMQALKVDGMGDLDHGALIRYYEKMAQVEVTR
- a CDS encoding membrane protein, whose protein sequence is MFGYFSGLMKVVLLFFYHLTSKLGFPNYGVAIILLTISLKTLLVPLAVKQISSMRRMRELGPQLKKLKEQHQGNILKQQEEVAKLYKEAGVNPLSAFLPMLIQMPLLTGIFYAIRSLTYVSHPSFLWIKNLAGSDPLYILPFLAAVTSYISAQQTITDSSQNKLLLMIMPCLIGFMALRFPAGLGLYWVVSNLFQIVQQWFLYRRPALRVPA
- a CDS encoding N-acetylmuramoyl-L-alanine amidase encodes the protein MINGLIGRLVVSGIMLVLLLIASFPSSVSAALGDSKQQIEAYYGSEYFIQDQDKRIWQKQEWQPDAHHKAVAYGYLSHIGDWQATHWITYNDRKQAVKETVLLSKDIRIRDFQQYFNGIYDLVSADTSRVFTTSLFSGSQLGAIVRTESGLNSIIFFTRPDHTKINMHSKISGFEVTAITMQMVKQHFIDQTWQVADNYFQNKLFFSEKLMPRATTDMIVIHHTAKDNMSVEDIHELHLNKGWAGIAYHKVILPDGSIKDGRPKNMIGAHALGANPRSIGIVVDGDFDNKPPTAVQMDSLVRLTRELMMKYHIPLVNVVPHRDVTEGTSCPGNQFPWDELMYRLAIEG
- a CDS encoding membrane protein; its protein translation is MPLGHLCSLIQTMLTFFYHLTSKLGFPNYGVAIILLTVSIKMLLFPLSFKQVQSMQRLRDLGPQIKDVQEKYKTNKARRQYKIAMIYQQANVKPLGGCFPVIIQMPFLSGIFLTIKNFSYMSQPNFLWIKNLANTDPFYILPILAALTTYISSQQTLADSSQNKLMVMIMPFIIGYMTMRFPAGLGLYWVVGNLFQIVQQWLLLRKPISSQYVPE